The sequence AGGGATCAAGATAATGACTTTAAATACAAATAGTCcgaacagatgactggataacaACTGGTTTTCCTAACATGGTCTCACCTTCCATGAGCTCCCCTCTTTCTGGGGAGACCAGCTCTGGAAAGCAGTATAAGAAAGGCAGCGTTAGAATGAACACCGAGACTATGAGATGCAGTGGGAGGGGTCCGGGGGCGTTTAGACAACCTGCACTTGGCTCAGTAATTCCAGGACTCCCTCTCTGGTGAGGAAGACCACCTCTCCGGTGTTCTGGCACCAAACCTCAAAATGTGCAGGGTCGTCCAGGGCCCTCTTGCCCGCGATGATCACAAAGGGGTAGCCGAACTTGTTGGCGTCTTTCAGTCTGTTTCCAATGGTCAGATGAGTCCTGTCATCCAGCAGGACCTCCCCTCGGAGCTGCGGCACTGCCTCTGTGATGTGGTCATACAGGTGCCCCGTGAGCTCTGTGGCCGCCTCCTCCTTACTGCCCTTCTTGGGGGAAATGAGGCAGACTTGGTAAGGGGCCAGGAGGCCAGGCCAGCGGATGCAGTCTTCTGTAGCGAGAGCTTCAATGACAGCGGCCAAGATCCGCGTCACACCCAAGCCATAGCACCCCATTTCAGCCAGGGATGGCTTGCCGTGGACATTGGTGAACTGGGCACTGAAAATGGAGGAGTACTTGGTGCCCAGGTAAAACGTGTGCCCGACCTCGATGCCTTTGGTTTTGGTCAGTGGCCCCTGGCAAGCAGGGCAGTTTGTTGGTGACAAGTCCAGAGTCTCCATGTTGGCCGAAAAGCCGCAGCCGGAACAGACTGCAAGCCGGTCCTCTCCGACGTCCACCGGCAGCTGGAACTCGTGAGACATCGTGCCCCCGATGCTGCCCACGTCCGCCTGGACCTTGACGCACTGCAGCCCCA comes from Delphinus delphis chromosome 1, mDelDel1.2, whole genome shotgun sequence and encodes:
- the PARS2 gene encoding probable proline--tRNA ligase, mitochondrial, which encodes MEGLLTRCRALPALATCSHQLSGYVPHRFHHRAPGRGKRLVLSRMFQPQNLREDQVLSLEGRSGELTCKSQRLMLQVGLIHPASSGCYHLLPYTVRAMEKLVRVIDQEMQAIGGQKVNMPSLSPAELWRATSRWDSMGKELLKLRDRHGKEYCLGPTHEEAITALIASQKTLSYRQLPLLLYQVTRKFRDEPRPRFGLLRGREFYMKDMYTFDSSSEAAQQTYSLVCDAYSSLFDRLGLQCVKVQADVGSIGGTMSHEFQLPVDVGEDRLAVCSGCGFSANMETLDLSPTNCPACQGPLTKTKGIEVGHTFYLGTKYSSIFSAQFTNVHGKPSLAEMGCYGLGVTRILAAVIEALATEDCIRWPGLLAPYQVCLISPKKGSKEEAATELTGHLYDHITEAVPQLRGEVLLDDRTHLTIGNRLKDANKFGYPFVIIAGKRALDDPAHFEVWCQNTGEVVFLTREGVLELLSQVQVV